ACGTACGTCAGTGttaaaacctatagaaaacatcGGAGCCGTGACGTgatgcgtcgtcgcaacggtgCATGACTCTCGGTTATAGCCATACCCCATTGAATGGAGTCTAACCAATCACTGACGAGAGCGCTCTATAGCCATATAGTCATTTTAAGGTATTTTAAGAATCACAACACGGCGGCACGCACGCGGCGGTCACGCGACCTCGCTACTCGATTACCGCAGTGACCAGCCCGAAACAATGACTACAAAGACGTCACACAATAACTTTACACAAATAAAGGAAAACACGACTCCAGCCGTGTCACAGTCTATGTAACACTTTAGGGAATATCGTGAAATAAAGGAAGTTACATGCTGAATGTGGAACTGGCCCTATAATAGGATCATTCTATACCATGCATGCCGTACCAGGCGACTAAGACATAATTAACCTTGACAGCTAAGGTAACAATACATATTCAAAGAGGGTCAACGTCAAGACAACCGATGGAACTGTAGTTGTATCTTCAAGCCTTTTTAAggggtttatttttaagcggTCTCCTAGCTTCCAGGCATCATAGCCGTGAATGAAACGGAAAACATGCTCAAAGGAATCAAAGTCGGCTCCGATAGCTCAGTGGAAAAGTCCCTACCAGAATGAGTATGATGCGAGTTCCGAACATTATCATCTAAGTTCTGAACTTTTACTTAGTTGCGAActagaataataaaacatatcacCGTTGTTTCTTTGCCAGACACTCTGTAAACACTCGTGTGTGGTAACGAGGTGAACACCGAACTTACTCCACTTGAGAGAATGCCAAACAACTCTTCACCGATATAAAATACCGAAAGTACACAGAAGTATTTAAGTAGGCACTCTATTAAACTAGCTTGAgcttaaattatctttttctcatTCCTGTCTTAGAGCTCCTCTATATTCTTCAAGGAGCCTAACCACATATCAAATTTCAGTAATTTCCACCCATTAGTTttggctgtacgttgtctgtcaatcGGCTACggaattgttttatatatacagatatatTAGTAACTGCtgttactaatatatttttatagataaaacaatTCCATCACGATACTgtcctaccaatattataaatgcgaaagtttatgaggatgtatgtttaccctttcacgtaaaatctacttgacggattgttattaaatttggtacacaggtagaaaataagtttgaataacccatagggtactttttatcccgaaattcccacgggagcgaagtcccagggcgcagctagctgcgccctgggatATGCATTCATATAGTATACTACTAGTAGTATACTATATGAATGCAGACCAAGACAGAGTTACGTGAAGTAACTTGGTCTGgtcaacaaacaaaaaagtgaACGCTCCACATCGTGCTGTCTTATCTCATTAGAGCCATGGCCCAATGGGGCATGCCTCACTCGtactccgttgcgacgacgcagcgCGTTGTTTTCCATTGTTTTCCGTAGGTTTTAAATCTTACGTAAGGGCATGGCTATTAGCACGCCGAGCGAGATTCAAACCAGCGCCTTTCAACTGCAATTCATGCCGAGAAAGATTGAGCCTCAACCGTTCCACCTACTTACAGTAACTTAGCAAGTTCGCCCACTGGCCGACACCGTGCTAACGAGCTAAGTGAGCAAACTTAGCAACTTGAAAACGTGCCAAAGTCAGCATATCTAAATTGCTTATCGGATTGTCATAAAGTCTGCTTCAGAAACAGCTTCTCTATCAAGCGTTATCTTTGAGATATCGGTTTTATCTAAGGTAGGAAATtgggtaataaatatttaaacaatttaagcACAGgacagaaaataaatctagTGACTAGAAATTTGGAATGACAGAACACCCGCTAATTCAAccttatataaaagtatttccGAAtcatctattatatttataataaatattattcttgttACGAGCTACGCTGTACTGTATGTTATACAGTTAACTATAtagcaaaattataattataaatatttttattttaactttttggtttctatttatttcatatgtaaCCAAAAGCaacatactcgtatgtataatgttaataaCCATCCTTTAGAAGTCAATTATTCTAATATACGCGATAGctctgtttgtttattactattatacaCTCCTTCTTCATGAGTAGAAGAGAGGTTCAGAAAATCACAATatcatttctataataaacaaagatGAGCGAAGGAAACATCGCAAAATggtagataaaattaaataaaacttaatatacttacttattttaaataacataaatatttattacggaAACATTGTCCACATATATCCTGACATATAAACCACAttcattttccattacacatttatttttatataatttgatccGTAGTTTGAGATTGAGTTGCATTGTTGAAGTAATTAATGAGCGAATTGTACCATGACTGGAGCGTAGCGAGGATTCCGACAGATTCCGGAGATTCATCTACTATTATATCATTGTTATGAAATGATTGGTGTTCTGGTACTGGCAAAGCCTCAGGAACAGACTCAGGAATCACCTCCAGAGATGGAGCCGCTTCAGGTGGAGATCGGTCAACCATAGGCTTAGAAATAACATCTGGAGATGTACCCAGTTCAGTGGCTAAGGGTGCAGGAATTATCACTACAGAAGGGTGTTTAGGGGCCACGGAAATACCAACTAGGTCTGTTTCAGGAAGCCAAACTGAAGAAACTGACACAACCTCATGTGATCTATTCACAACGACACCCGCTGCTTCACTGTAGACAGGGGCGGATTCGACTAACGCCACTAAGAAAGTTATCAGTAACATCTTCATTTTGAgaataacttataaaaaatatgaattttatggCGGTTATTGCCTattgattgaaaatttaaaattataattatgtaacaaaaagaaaagacAATGTCATTCTGGCAATTTCATTCTATCCATCATCTATCACCATAGATGCACGGTTCACCTTattccttattttttaaatattaattatatgtgaGAGAAGAGAAAcaaagattatattattattatagatcaacaaaaagaataaATCTTTACAAATTTACCGATGACCCTGGATTTAACAAGTACTTCGTagggagtacctactaattccatgccgATGATcattacaaaacataaatcGAAAAGGTATAAACATGGAATTAGATTCGATTCTATACCCTGCATCAatctctatggcgcggtaacagcggcgagtttgcaatgaattttggtaggttgatgtgctgttgactgtacctactcCCGTACtcccatagatttagaagggggTGCGCAGGGTActccgtagtacctactaattccacgggtaaaaaataggtaaaaagaagaaaataccCAAATGCCATCCTAGGAGTCacagaatacatttttatatacctatctagGAGTACAATTCCTTGCGGAAATCGTACCATCTAAAAGTATCAGGGTGTTTTTGTTTCTGGTTGGTCTATGAAGGATATTTCCCTTGACATCCACTAAAATCACAGATACATGAACAACAGCATTgattgatataataattattgattcataataaatattgattcaagatattttttaatattacgtaCATCAAACATTCTGTTCATATTTAGgaataactattataaatatacaacttCAGAGcagtttaagtaataaaatctgCAAACTTCAAGACACGCATTAGCTTAATTAGCTGTtagtgtgttataaaataaataaaatccattacaggtcgtataaatatttatttcaaaaatttcgtGCACGTGTTAATGATAAACACATTACAATGAACTATCAATttggatattaaaataaacaccgATAAGACCTAAAATGCACCAAAATACTTTTGTATCCAGCTTAAACGATTTGTTGGGTGGTTTGGGCACCGTCGTTGAAGTAATTCATGACCACACTGAGCCAAGACTGCAGAGTAGCGACGATGCCAGCATCTTCGGGAGCATTCACGGACACTTGGACAGTGCCGTCGTTGTAGACCTCACCAAACTGGTGTTCTGGCTCAGGCTCAGGAACCACTACTGGAGATGGGACCACTTCAGGAGCTACGGGATCAGGAATCACGACTGGAGAAGGAACCACTTCAGGAACCACAGGCTCAGGGACGACAATTGGAGCGGGGACCACTTCTGGCACGACTGGCTCCGGAATCACAACTGGAGACGGGACTGGTTCAACTTCAGGTACAACGGCTTCAGGGAGTACTGCTGGCTCAGAGATAGGTGGTAGTACATCTGGCTCAGGGAGAACTGCAGGTTCGGGAACAGGTACTTCAGGGACAACAGGGGATGGTAGGACAATAGGGATGGGAACAATTTCGTTTTCAGCAACGACATCTACGACTTGAACGGGATCAATGTTTTCTGCGACATCCACAACTTGTACTGGCTGAGCTTCGATTTCAGCAGCTGCAGCGGCTTCCAAGAGGCCGACAGCGCTGAAAGGATGCAGCAAGTCAGTGGCAGCTGCTACTTGTCCGTCAGCATGTTCCTTCAGCTTGATGTCAACGATGTCTGCTACCTCTAAGGCTTGTCCTTCCTGTAGACCATTCACGACAACTTCGACTGCGTCGCCAGAATCTTCGATAGGGGCGGAGGCGACCAACGCCACAAAGAGAGTTAACAGGAGCATCTTCATTTTGAACACAccttcagaaaaataaaaaagagtaCAAACACCATGATTTGTAACTTTGTGAATAATAATcattagtaatttaaaattgtaattaaatgtcaATTGTACCTCCAAAAAAATGTTCACAAAAAGGAAACGATTTCCATCATTAACACATTTAATTATCTCATATAATGTTGAACATAAATGTTCATCTGATATTTGAGTCTTTTCGTTTCCCAAAGATTACCTTGTAGGTAAAGGTAGGTAATATACTCGTTAAAAAGGGACATAATAAACATTGAATACTTATTCCTTTTTTAGTACGACGtctctattatattatttaatcacaTGGTGATAGCTTGTAaacaattgtaaataattccttgaataaatttatttaatcgatGTGGATAATTTAAGCcacttcattttatatttagttgttcttaaaaataatttcaaccaagaaattaaagattaaaattattgaattaaaattcataaccGTAGATTTTGAGGATTATTACTATTTCGTGTTATATGTCAAGCTTagttttgtcaaaaaatagTTATACATGAGTGCCTGATATAAAAAGCTAACCTATCATATGTTTTCTGTAATGGTAGGTTATGTTTggtcaaacaaataaataaataatgatgaacaaataaactatTCTCACCTGCGCTGTAGAAGAAGGTTTAATGCCTTTTGCCGAAGAAAATCCTTTACAGAATGctcaaataacaataatacgTCATATCAACACTATAATAAAGATTACTAATTCATGGAAAgtcttaataatttattggcaATACGCGTAGTAGATTATGATAATGATAGAACACTTCCGTTAGTTTTGTTAATAAGAGTagtaattcattatttatcgTTTTATTGTGTTGTAAAAGATAACTTACTGCTTCGTACGataaattttgttgatttgAGTCACAATGTAGGTATTGAAATctttaatcatttattgctATACTGTTCTGTACTACTTAGAACATGTTCCCATTGCAGTTCAGTCTTGCTCTTTTACGGCGACACACCACTTGACCATGATATACCCGTATGTATGTcgaacttcatacaatttcttcttctttttatattgtgtAAGGGATCacgccatggaattagtaggtactccctagtacctattaattccatggatCTAGCtcttatagataatattatttatgtaatattatatgaaaatgaatatttttacttattgatACTTTACAATGAGCTTACATGCTTCTCTTCTCGCACAATTtgtataagtacctatctaaGGGATGCTTTAAAGTCTTTTTTATCAAATGTGCTATTTGCCGACACGGATATCAGGAAGTCGTTtaaaaggcatctgacattactttttcGACTACCTCTATCTAGTGGCAAGAAGTCGCATACATCTGCTAAAGAAGTAGTCAACATGTGTGCTGTTTAACTTCCTTCCAGAAGCAAGTAGTGTTGTggtactggaagtattgtatACCTAATCTGTGGTGTGGTCAATCAAATCTGCGAACTCGAGTCTatagatttagtaagtactacggagtaggtacctactaattccatgcccgagtcagatttgtataaaaacttatGTGACATAAGTATGATTGAAATCACTGGATCACCACGCCTTTAATAggtatagtattttattgtgtaaatgtatttgttaataaGCCCACTACCACTATCCCGTCCGTAACTTGGTGAAGTCTCGCCATACTTGGCTCTGTCTAACCCGTAAGAGATAAAGTAGTATTGTATCAAACTTCCAAAGAGCTCTCTAAAGAACATATAAGTACCATTAGCGACACCTAGCGCTAGTATATAGAATTAGGAAAATACCATTATGCCGGCTACACTTCAATATCGCCGAACTCATGCTggcgcgaatgcgtgaacattgcgtagttagtatgagtgcttttatttaacgtaataataaaacagcaatgtataccgaatccgccaatctttggcaaactgttcgacgagtGTGGatcagacagatgccgacgcgaatgacATTGCGTAGTTTCTATGACGATAGTGCGCAGTATGGAGCAGCCTACAAGCACGAACATATTAATAGTTAATTGTATGTCAAATATCTAGATGGAACTAAGAACTAGGATAGTTCCAATGAACAATGCTAAATtgagttaataaaaaagatatttttaaatcaattcagaaattacataTCCTGTTTGGATAGGACAAGTATTTTATCAGGTAAGTTTAGGGAGGAAAGAAGTCAACATAGTACATTTTAAGTAGAATCCGCAATCAAAGGAAATTCAAAGTCTAGCTCAAAACTAACTCACGTCATAACTATCCTAATCTTAACTAtattgcgaaagtaagtttgttaccttttcacacTCTATTTACTCAAGCAACCTTCTTGAgatttttcatacatgtagtttgaagtatggacaatttatttaactttatattacaaaaaacatgtaaaaggcGGACTTAAAGCCTGAgactttttcttctatttttaaGGTGAGTGgaattaaatgaaacaaagaaaacggacaatacaataatttattaatataatgcataccataataaaacaaataaactatagCTATATTGAAACATAAACAATATGGTAAAGTCAAATGGATGAATCGATTTTGAAACGTATGATtatgtgcttttatttaacagaaaatgtacttaacaaaattaacGTTTAAATTAAGGTTACCATGGAATATAATTAGGATTAAGTATCTAAATCTACATTAAGAATACACGCAATCATGGATTTGGAGTAACAAACACCAAGACTGGGGTCAACTTCGGATCCCAACCTGTGTTCTTGGACTGTGAGGTCAAATCGCCGCTTTTGTGTGTCTCAGAGATTTTTACAAAGATATCTTTAAATTTCTTCTCGATAGTTCTATCTTCGATGGACTGGTCCACGTCATCAATGGTGCATTGTGCTGGAATTACGGTTTTCCCTGTTGTATAAGGCGTCTCTTTGCCAAACTGCAAATCCATGAAGTCATTTAAAATTCCCGTCAACACTTTCTTTGGTGTGGGGCTGATGGTAGGGTCAGTGGAACCCTTGGATAGTTCGTCAATGGTTACCGTCGGCACTGGAGACATATTGCTGTATCTTCAATCtgtgaaaatgattttttttcaatagtaaAAATTGCAACCCTATTTTATCGAAATCGGTTTTTTGAGTGGGTGCTTATCGATAGTTCGATTGACCTACATAATCGATACTGTGAACACATCGGGCCCATATCCCTGGTGTCCTATCGAAATACAGTAATACCACagattatactttatatatctatattaaaactatCATTATAGACATCTAAATTCCTTGTCTCaactcgaaaaaaatattgagacgAGACAGAAAGGATCGATTTGAAACCCATTTTAggtaaggtaaataaaatgtaaaattattaatacagtctatcaatatttaaataatatttaagccccactgctggacaaaagCCTCCCCCAACTTCTTCCATGCATATCTATCTGTAAAGAGTGGAAGATAAATGAGTAGGTACGCTGTATCgtcttggctggcaacactgggtatTTATCGACCATCTTGGCTATTCTATTTAgtattgcaatgacaaaaaatgtagtttacTAAAAATCTCTTTAAAAACAGTCTGTAGTTGAACATTTTTCActggaaattttattaaaagacaAACACTTGATCCTTcctcaaacataaaataaacttacccGATTTAACTTAGAAAACGTCCTTTATAACATCTATGTCGATACAAACTGACAAGCCATGACACAcctatatcattatatattatttgtaaataacacAATCAGTTCTAAAGATAGGAGCTGTCAgattattagataaaaaaaatacataacatcGAATTTGTGGTGACTCGTTTTACctcaaaaattgataaaatttgattaatcATGTACATagatcacaaaatatttttatgcagtcATTTCAGTTCGACACCGTAAGGAAATTTTTCttgtagatatataaatagattcaATAAAATGAAGACAATTTTTTGTGGTTCCTTTCGTACTATACTACTTCTTTCTGTTCAAATTAGCACCTAAACGAAGTAGTATCAAAAATCTTAGTATACAAacaatgattttattcaatattctcATGTAGAGAACTCGTTTTCTACATCGTTCTACTCTGGTAGAACCAACGTTCCAAGGTTGACCATTTTTTCGTGCCTATGCCTCAGTAGAAGCATGCAAACCCACAAGGACCGCCCTGATTTTACTTGAAGATCTGTAGTACAAGgttcttttaatatttcaagaaaacCTTTACAATGTTCAACGACCAAGTACTACCGGCAGAAACTGTTTAAGCACATAAatgtagtaagtaggtatatagctttgaaaaatatcatatcattCAACTTTGAATATGACCAGATAAAAAGTGTCTGAGAAGCTCTATTTTGAGtacataaatgattttgacAGACTGGATGCATTCaatgtttgaatttattaagttataaaCACTTTACATGTTAAGTGTACCTAGTAATATTGAATCACATGGTTTTTGCGTTTTTACAATCGACCACTTGATAAGTGCACTCCCATGATACCACATTGATAACTTATCTTGCAATATTTTGGCATTCTTATGCCATCTTATCACAtgattttatcttattttttccTTTGTACCGTTACATTTGCCAGTCGACTTTTATCTACATTTGAGGTAGGTATGTCAGGCACTTCGAAAGCAACTTTcacaagtaaatataattaaaagaatattctaggcatttcaataaaaaaaaactttttttaaaagtctgtGTATTTGCTGAAAAAGTTGGTAAAAATTTTATCACcttattatgtacattttttgtttttttttttttatatatatatatttacatgggTCCAAAGTCAGGGGCACCAATAACGACTCCGGGTACGATGACGGGGTTGATCAAGTCCACGGGGTTGACTTCTGGGGGGGCGACGGCGATGGCCTCGATAGGGTTGACGGGCTCAGGGTTGACCGCGATGACGTCAATAGGGTTGAAGTCGATCACTGGGGTAGGGATTACGACCTCTGGAACGACAACTGGCACCGGGGGGCGGGGGTTGACGGGTGCGGGGGGGCGGGGGTTGACGGGCGCGGGGGGGCGGGGGTCCACCAGCGCGGGGGGGCGGGGGTTCTCGAAAGGCTCGCCTTCGCCGACGGGAGCGGGCACGATGACGGCTTCAGGGGTCACAgactgaaatttaaaatacgttTAGTCAAGTCAatgatgcctttaggcgacttgaaatGACATCACATAATGTCAAGAGACTAGGCAAAATGTAAGAAATCCTATACAAgcgataggtacctacttaaaaattactttagatttttttatggaaatcaTTATATGCTTCAAATAATGAGATCCTATACctaatttaaactaaagttacttgtaagttaaactgtaataaaatgttcttaatttattttttacgcataGATTCAACAGATACGTGAAGCAATTCTGAATgtacattttaaagatttttcttacaaatctCATTATGTAAAGAATAGAAATTaccatttctatttttttatccatttattttatccatttctattttatttagatttaccACATCCTTTTATGATTTCacagcaatatatatatatttttttgtttcagtagCGAtgagtgactttgttttatataatgtattaagtTACCTGCTGGTTGATGTTCAGGATGATCTGGACAAGGGGGCTTCCAGAGACGACAGGG
This genomic interval from Plodia interpunctella isolate USDA-ARS_2022_Savannah chromosome 18, ilPloInte3.2, whole genome shotgun sequence contains the following:
- the LOC128677537 gene encoding magnetosome-associated protein MamJ-like isoform X1: MIGVFKMKMLLLTLFVALVASAPIEDSGDAVEVVVNGLQEGQALEVADIVDIKLKEHADGQVAAATDLLHPFSAVGLLEAAAAAEIEAQPVQVVDVAENIDPVQVVDVVAENEIVPIPIVLPSPVVPEVPVPEPAVLPEPDVLPPISEPAVLPEAVVPEVEPVPSPVVIPEPVVPEVVPAPIVVPEPVVPEVVPSPVVIPDPVAPEVVPSPVVVPEPEPEHQFGEVYNDGTVQVSVNAPEDAGIVATLQSWLSVVMNYFNDGAQTTQQIV
- the LOC128677537 gene encoding magnetosome-associated protein MamJ-like isoform X2 → MKMLLLTLFVALVASAPIEDSGDAVEVVVNGLQEGQALEVADIVDIKLKEHADGQVAAATDLLHPFSAVGLLEAAAAAEIEAQPVQVVDVAENIDPVQVVDVVAENEIVPIPIVLPSPVVPEVPVPEPAVLPEPDVLPPISEPAVLPEAVVPEVEPVPSPVVIPEPVVPEVVPAPIVVPEPVVPEVVPSPVVIPDPVAPEVVPSPVVVPEPEPEHQFGEVYNDGTVQVSVNAPEDAGIVATLQSWLSVVMNYFNDGAQTTQQIV